The Sphingosinithalassobacter sp. CS137 genome includes a region encoding these proteins:
- the traW gene encoding type-F conjugative transfer system protein TraW, whose product MIRLALVLTIALALPTAAQARDYGQQGAVFPVIERDLLEQIQSRLVAMEKSEETARLNDQLKRRTVARVNRPEPVAGIARAVDDRSWSFDPTITLAADIRGAKGELIHAAGTRVNPLDSVALRADLLFLDGDDAAQVAWALKQDRQAKLILVSGAPLELMKARQRRFYFDQGGKLTERFGIRAVPARVRQQGRLLAVSEITLAAKKEPAR is encoded by the coding sequence GTGATCCGGCTCGCGCTTGTCCTGACCATCGCTCTTGCTCTGCCGACTGCCGCGCAGGCGCGCGACTACGGCCAGCAGGGCGCGGTCTTTCCGGTGATCGAGCGCGATCTGCTCGAGCAGATCCAGTCGCGCCTCGTCGCGATGGAAAAATCGGAAGAGACTGCGAGGCTCAACGACCAGTTGAAGCGGCGCACCGTGGCGCGCGTCAACCGACCCGAGCCGGTCGCCGGAATCGCGCGCGCGGTCGATGATCGCAGCTGGTCCTTCGATCCGACGATCACGCTCGCCGCCGATATCAGGGGCGCGAAGGGCGAGCTGATCCATGCCGCGGGCACCAGGGTCAACCCGCTCGACAGCGTTGCCTTGCGCGCCGACCTCCTGTTCCTCGACGGCGACGACGCGGCGCAGGTCGCCTGGGCGCTCAAACAGGATCGGCAGGCCAAGCTGATCCTGGTCAGCGGCGCACCGCTCGAGTTGATGAAGGCCCGCCAGCGCCGCTTCTATTTCGACCAGGGCGGCAAGCTCACCGAGCGCTTCGGCATCAGGGCCGTGCCCGCGCGCGTGCGCCAGCAGGGCCGCCTGCTCGCCGTGAGCGAGATCACACTTGCCGCGAAGAAGGAGCCGGCGCGATGA
- the traU gene encoding conjugal transfer pilus assembly protein TraU has protein sequence MTPIRKLATFLLAALSLALAAPAAADAGPGKCTGSFVNPITDICWSCLFPISVGGLEIWPSNRPDPDNPDLPLCLCGVRPGIAMGFWEPVRLADVSMKPWCFVNLGGMKLDPGFDIGFRSISGPSAIGGASQYYSSWHVHWYAYPLIYWMEIVADFLCLEPGSIDILYISEIDPLWQDSELTAIINPEAVLFANPLALAACAADCAAATAKLPIDEMFWCAGCQGSMYPMNGNVSASVGHVQASRLVLSRFAYKLHRELVSWGTMGSKGLCGKYLMPVMRKQQYRFQATNPNPATSGRYACPPIGTSTTLQEPGQVVPAIGEDMGYLVWRKRNCCAL, from the coding sequence ATGACACCTATCCGCAAGCTTGCGACCTTCCTGCTCGCTGCCCTGTCGCTGGCTCTGGCGGCGCCCGCCGCGGCCGATGCGGGGCCGGGCAAGTGCACCGGCAGCTTCGTCAACCCGATCACCGACATCTGCTGGTCGTGCCTGTTCCCGATCTCGGTCGGTGGGCTCGAGATCTGGCCTTCGAACCGCCCCGATCCCGACAACCCCGACTTGCCGCTGTGCCTGTGCGGCGTGAGGCCCGGCATCGCGATGGGGTTCTGGGAGCCGGTGCGGCTCGCCGACGTCAGCATGAAGCCCTGGTGCTTCGTCAATCTCGGCGGGATGAAGCTCGATCCCGGCTTCGACATAGGCTTTCGTTCGATCTCCGGGCCTTCGGCGATCGGCGGGGCGAGCCAGTATTATTCGAGCTGGCACGTCCACTGGTACGCCTATCCGCTGATCTACTGGATGGAGATCGTCGCCGATTTCCTGTGCCTCGAGCCGGGCTCGATCGACATCCTCTACATCTCCGAGATCGATCCGCTGTGGCAGGACAGCGAGCTCACCGCGATCATCAATCCCGAAGCAGTATTGTTCGCCAATCCCTTGGCGCTGGCCGCCTGCGCCGCCGACTGCGCGGCGGCGACCGCCAAACTCCCCATCGATGAAATGTTCTGGTGCGCGGGCTGCCAGGGGTCGATGTATCCGATGAACGGCAACGTCTCGGCCTCTGTCGGGCACGTGCAAGCCTCGCGGCTCGTGCTCTCGCGGTTCGCCTACAAGCTTCACCGCGAGCTCGTCTCGTGGGGCACGATGGGCTCCAAGGGCCTGTGCGGTAAATACCTGATGCCGGTGATGCGCAAGCAGCAATACCGCTTCCAGGCCACCAATCCCAATCCGGCGACGAGCGGGCGCTACGCCTGCCCGCCGATCGGCACCTCCACCACCCTCCAGGAGCCCGGACAGGTCGTCCCCGCCATCGGCGAGGACATGGGTTACCTCGTCTGGCGCAAGAGGAACTGCTGCGCGCTATGA